In one Alosa alosa isolate M-15738 ecotype Scorff River chromosome 14, AALO_Geno_1.1, whole genome shotgun sequence genomic region, the following are encoded:
- the LOC125306780 gene encoding cocaine- and amphetamine-regulated transcript protein-like → MESSKLWTRAMACAVLLSIVAGAETNESDMDLDLDTRAIRDFYPKDPNLTNEKQLLGALHDVLEKLQAKRMPLWEKKFGRVPTCDVGEQCAIRKGARIGKLCDCPRGAFCNFFLLKCL, encoded by the exons ATGGAGAGCTCCAAACTGTGGACGCGGGCAATGGCCTGCGCAGTGCTGCTGTCTATAGTCGCGGGTGCTGAAACAAACGAATCTGATATGGATTTGGATCTGGATACGCGAGCCATCAGGGACTTCTATCCCAAAGATCCAAACCTGACGAACGAAAAACAGCTT CTCGGAGCTCTCCACGACGTTCTGGAAAAGCTACAGGCAAAACGGATGCCACTTTGGGAGAAGAAGTTTGGAAGAGTTCCAACG TGTGACGTCGGGGAACAGTGCGCCATCAGGAAAGGAGCAAGAATCGGCAAACTGTGTGACTGCCCGAGGGGGGCGTTTTGTAACTTTTTCTTGTTGAAGTGTTTGTGA
- the LOC125306768 gene encoding CDKN2A-interacting protein — MAEEEPGDDIVAEYLGQNPHLAPWLESLRGYCETNKQWNARREFILRNMEAFPTVEPGVSSPSLDKLLSLSMAWANHVFLGCRYPQPVMDKIKEMGEGVKVQDAPVWKTRDEIMGKGKRSLDGNSDSGAKRSKSSSDDKAGSTKWGPSADAPATHQPFFNRLYKAVAWKLVSEGGFGGPNLDHFEVLRSCVETAKASLSCVFVPLKDIPDLPTARAQREGQVCELRCQTVYLGTGYGRDEAAARAMASKEALKAFQGRKVIVKIGRRRFQGRDVEDVVLVDDQTRSSTFPPALSYPFQPEQSCS; from the exons ATGGCTGAGGAGGAACCTGGAGATGACATTGTCGCTGAGTACCTTGGCCAGAACCCTCACCTGGCGCCATGGCTAGAGTCGCTCAGAGGGTACTGCGAGACCAACAAGCAGTGGAATGCCAGGAGAGAGTTCATTCTGCGCAATATGGAGGCTTTCCCCACTGTTGAGCCAGGGGTATCAAGCCCCAGCCTTGACaagctactctctctctccatggcaTGGGCCAACCATGTGTTCCTGGGTTGTCG CTATCCCCAGCCAGTGATGGACAAGATCAAAGAGATGGGAGAGGGAGTGAAGGTGCAGGATGCCCCTGTGTGGAAGACGAGGGATGAGATCATGGGCAAAGGGAAAAGATCCCTGG ATGGGAATTCAGACAGCGGTGCGAAGAGATCCAAAAGCAGCTCAGACGATAAAGCGGGATCTACCAAATGGGGCCCTTCAGCCGATGCCCCAGCCACCCACCAGCCCTTCTTCAACCGCCTCTACAAGGCCGTGGCCTGGAAGCTGGTGTCGGAGGGCGGCTTCGGGGGACCCAACCTGGACCACTTTGAGGTGCTGCGCAGCTGCGTGGAGACGGCCAAGGCCAGCCTGAGCTGCGTGTTCGTGCCGCTGAAGGACATCCCCGACCTGCCGACGGCGCGCGCCCAGCGCGAGGGCCAGGTGTGCGAGCTGCGCTGCCAGACGGTCTACCTGGGCACCGGCTACGGGCGCGACGAGGCAGCCGCCCGCGCCATGGCCTCCAAGGAGGCCCTCAAGGCCTTCCAGGGCAGGAAGGTGATCGTGAAGATCGGCCGCAGGCGGTTCCAAGGCCGGGATGTGGAGGACGTGGTCCTGGTGGATGACCAGACACGGAGCTCCACGTTCCCTCCCGCCCTCAGCTACCCTTTCCAGCCAGAGCAGAGCTGCTCCTAG
- the tubgcp4 gene encoding gamma-tubulin complex component 4: protein MIHELLLALSGYPGTIFTWNKRTGLQVSQELPFLHPSEISVLNRLCKLGSDYVRFTEFIEQHTGHVHQQEHHASQPNPTGLHGIYLRAFCTGLDSMLQPYRQALLDLEQEFLGDPHLSISHVNYMLDQFQLLFPSVMVVVETIKSQKIHGCQILEMVYKHSCGGLPPVRMALEKILAVCHGVMYKQLAAWMLHGLLLDQSEEFFVKQGPSAGGGAGNQDEEDEDLGIGGLSGKQLRELQDLRLIEEENMLAPSLQQFSLRVEMLPSYIPIRVAEKILFVGESVQMFEKNNQSPSRAGSILKHQEDIFAADLHKLKQQPLFSLVDFENLIDRIRSTVAEHLWTLMVEESDLLGQLKIIKDFYLLGRGELYQVFIDHAQHMLKTPPTAVTEHDVNMAFQQAAHKVLLDDDNLLPLLHLTIDYQGKDSKDTSSTREGNTPPQETSPREAPSNGWAVLGLAYKVQWPLHILFTPAVLEKYNVVFRYLLSVRRVQSELQHCWALQMQRKHLKSNQTDAVKWRLRNHMAFLVDNLQYYLQVDVLESQFSQLLQQINSTRDFESIRLAHDHFLSNLLAQSFILLKPVFHCLNDILDLCHNFCSLVSQNVGPLDERGAAQLDILVKGFSRQSFLLFKILSTVRNHQINSDLAQLLLRLDYNKYYTQSGGTLGSL from the exons ATGATACACGAACTTTTGTTGGCATTAAGTGGATATCCTGGAACAATATTCACATGGAACAAAAGGACAGGTTTGCAG GTATCTCAAGAGCTACCGTTCCTTCACCCAAGTGAAATAAGTGTGTTAAATCGTCTCTGTAAACTGGGCTCCGACTACGTGCGATTCACAGAGTTCATAGAGCAGCATACGGGCCATGTGCATCAGCAG GAGCACCATGCCAGCCAGCCAAACCCAACTGGACTCCATGGGATCTATTTACGGGCCTTTTGTACAGGGCTGGATTCGATGTTGCAACCATACCGACAAGCACTTCTCGACTTGGAACAAGAG TTTCTTGGTGATCCACACCTTTCAATATCCCATGTGAACTATATGCTGGACCAG TTTCAGCTACTCTTTCCATCTGTTATGGTTGTTGTGGAGACCATCAAATCACAGAAG aTCCATGGTTGTCAGATCTTGGAGATGGTGTATAAGCACAGCTGTGGTGGGCTTCCTCCCGTGCGCATGGCTTTAGAAAA GATCCTGGCAGTGTGCCACGGGGTGATGTACAAGCAGCTGGCGGCGTGGATGCTGCACGGGCTGCTGCTGGACCAGAGCGAGGAGTTCTTTGTGAAGCAGGGGCCGAGCGCCGGGGGCGGCGCAGGCAACCAGGACGAGGAGGATGAGGACCTGGGCATCGGCGGCCTGAGTGGGAAACAGCTGAGGGAGCTGCAGGACCTG AGGCTGATTGAGGAGGAGAACATGCTGGCTCCGTCCTTGCAGCAGTTCTCTCTGCGTGTGGAGATGCTCCCGTCCTACATCCCCATCCGCGTGGCAGAGAAGATCCTGTTTGTCGGCGAGTCTGTGCAGATGTTTGAGAAGAACAACCAGAGTCCGTCCAGGGCCG gcTCCATCCTGAAGCATCAGGAGGATATTTTTGCAGCTGACCTCCACAAGCTAAAGCAGCAGCCCCTCTTCAGCCTGGTGGACTTTGAGAACCTCATAGACAGAATCCGCAGCACCGTTGCTGAG CATCTATGGACATTAATGGTGGAAGAATCAGATCTCCTTGGTCAGCTGAAG ATCATTAAGGACTTTTATCTGCTGGGCCGTGGGGAGCTGTACCAGGTGTTCATCGACCACGCCCAGCATATGCTCAAGACCCCGCCCACTGCAGTCACAGAGCACG ATGTGAACATGGCGTTCCAGCAGGCTGCTCATAAGGTGCTGTTGGATGATGATAACCTGTTGCCTCTGCTGCACCTCACCATCGACTACCAGGGCAAGGACAGCAAAG acACTTCCAGCACGCGTGAGGGCAACACCCCTCCCCAGGAGACGTCCCCACGTGAAGCCCCCTCTAATGGCTGGGCGGTGCTGGGGCTGGCCTATAAGGTGCAGTGGCCACTACACATCCTCTTCACCCCAGCAGTGCTGGAGAA gtATAATGTGGTGTTCCGGTACCTGTTAAGTGTGCGTCGGGTCCAGTCAGAGCTACAGCACTGCTGGGCTCTGCAGATGCAGAGGAAACACCTGAAGTCCAACCAGACCGACGCTGTCAAATGGAGGCTCCGCAACCACATGGCTTTCCTGGTGGACAACCTGCAGTACTACCTCCAG GTGGATGTGCTGGAGTCTCAGTTCTCTCAGCTCCTACAGCAGATCAACTCTACCCGAGACTTTGAAAGCATCCGATTAGCCCACGACCATTTCCTCAGCAACCTCTTAGCCCAGTCCTTCATCCTGCTCAAGCCT GTGTTCCACTGTCTAAATGACATCCTGGACTTGTGCCATAACTTCTGTTCTCTGGTCAGCCAAAACGTTGGCCCTTTGGATGAAAGAGGAGCTGCCCAGCTTGACATTCTAGTCAAG GGCTTCAGCCGTCAGTCCTTCCTGCTCTTTAAGATCTTATCCACAGTGAGGAACCACCAGATCAACTCTGATCTGGCCCAACTGCTCCTACGACTCGACTACAACAAATATTACACCCAGTCAGGAGGCACGCTGGGCAG TCTGTGA